A single genomic interval of Streptomyces sp. NBC_00663 harbors:
- a CDS encoding FUSC family protein — MNHMNRLPLAGVLRLGRPSDIWFKPALSVVAAVAPPNLTLLALGRLDLAMYTMAGSLCALYAHNRPYAARARTLAWVVLGMVGGLAVSLVTASLTGSALLLVAVGALLAAVQKALCDATRVGPPGNVVLTFITSASLFAPQTLAQVPAHLALAFAAGAWAWAVGMAPGLVRPHGPERRATAHALTAAAVYVEQDDPRSRAAAAAAIQAAWQSLLSAGARTPTRRALDRLVVRAEVALAAPADTDPRRLRAWARDLRGNGPVPHTEDHGELLGIDAELAVPATPLWRRLGPLTPLAVRTATGCALAGYASLALGVGRPYWALVTAASLYQANLTLTWSRGVQRVVGNLAGVLLFAAVVPLAHLGPAALVLVCLAFNFGAEALIGRNYWLGSVCVTPMALLITEFTGFQEPGRLITERVVDTLVGALVGFVAAIAVTNRRAGHRIEQTLTAVERAREHTARLLAEPHPDPRALDSAHRSLAAHLVELRAAVDAASGEWWQRALPQERVVRAEQAGHRTLAATVRHQEVHRSATAEGIRP; from the coding sequence ATGAACCACATGAACCGCCTCCCTCTCGCCGGTGTGCTCCGTCTCGGGCGGCCCTCGGACATCTGGTTCAAGCCCGCCCTGAGCGTGGTCGCCGCGGTAGCCCCGCCGAACCTCACCCTGCTCGCGCTCGGCCGCCTCGACCTGGCGATGTACACGATGGCCGGGTCCCTGTGCGCGCTGTACGCCCACAACCGCCCCTACGCCGCCCGGGCCCGCACCCTGGCCTGGGTCGTGCTCGGCATGGTCGGCGGCCTCGCCGTCTCCCTGGTCACCGCCTCGCTCACCGGCAGCGCCCTCCTCCTGGTCGCCGTCGGCGCGCTGCTGGCCGCCGTGCAGAAGGCGCTGTGCGACGCGACCCGGGTCGGCCCGCCCGGCAACGTGGTCCTCACCTTCATCACCTCGGCCTCCCTGTTCGCACCGCAGACCCTCGCCCAGGTCCCCGCCCACCTGGCCCTCGCGTTCGCGGCGGGCGCCTGGGCCTGGGCCGTCGGCATGGCGCCGGGCCTGGTCCGGCCGCACGGCCCGGAGCGGCGGGCCACCGCGCACGCCCTGACCGCCGCGGCGGTGTACGTCGAGCAGGACGACCCCCGGAGCAGGGCCGCCGCGGCCGCGGCGATCCAGGCCGCCTGGCAGTCCCTGCTGTCCGCCGGCGCCCGCACCCCGACCCGCCGCGCCCTGGACCGGCTAGTCGTCCGCGCCGAGGTCGCCCTCGCCGCCCCCGCCGACACCGACCCGCGACGACTGCGCGCCTGGGCCCGCGACCTGCGCGGCAACGGCCCCGTACCGCACACCGAGGACCACGGCGAACTCCTCGGCATCGACGCCGAACTCGCCGTCCCCGCAACCCCGTTGTGGCGCCGTCTCGGACCGCTCACCCCGCTCGCCGTGCGCACCGCAACCGGCTGCGCCCTCGCCGGATACGCCTCCCTCGCACTCGGCGTCGGCCGCCCCTACTGGGCCCTGGTCACCGCCGCCTCGCTCTACCAGGCCAACCTCACCCTCACCTGGAGCCGGGGCGTCCAGCGCGTCGTCGGCAACCTCGCCGGAGTGCTCCTGTTCGCCGCCGTGGTCCCGCTCGCCCACCTCGGCCCGGCCGCCCTCGTCCTGGTCTGCCTCGCCTTCAACTTCGGCGCCGAGGCGCTCATCGGCCGCAACTACTGGCTCGGCAGCGTCTGCGTCACCCCGATGGCACTGCTCATCACCGAGTTCACCGGCTTCCAGGAGCCCGGGCGGCTGATCACCGAGCGGGTCGTGGACACCCTCGTCGGCGCCCTGGTCGGCTTCGTCGCCGCGATCGCCGTCACCAACCGCCGCGCCGGCCACCGCATCGAACAGACGCTGACCGCCGTGGAGCGCGCCCGCGAACACACCGCCCGCCTGCTCGCGGAACCGCACCCCGACCCGCGCGCCCTGGACTCCGCCCACCGCTCCCTCGCCGCCCACCTCGTGGAGCTGCGCGCCGCCGTGGACGCCGCGTCCGGCGAGTGGTGGCAGCGCGCCCTGCCCCAGGAGCGGGTCGTGCGCGCCGAGCAGGCCGGACACCGTACGCTCGCGGCGACGGTACGGCACCAGGAGGTGCACCGGAGCGCGACGGCGGAGGGCATACGGCCATGA
- a CDS encoding DUF6421 family protein: protein MTEILVQAATEEQVPPATRVVDHPAWPVLKGAVERIRPWQSKDGSIDLTAEGAPDRATAAAAVREVTGAVEELSPLLPHDRAYHEALVKDLTRWAEGGFEVPDFLDSLLAFQPAKGRADGLQHLVVFPMYTQNGNPDRNLEAVVLRMVWPDWLAELERTRYDNPLFCGIKFEDFTAGYDTNSAVLFPETIAVREAPERFSWGGIFCDREAARFRAVTDAAVDILGLDLPEDIAALVHDQKRCEEAFVLWDMVHDRTHSHGDLPFDPFMIKQRQPFWMYGLEELRCDLTAFKEAVKLEADGVPQARDVQYTVLFDRMFRFPVTGERVRNYDGLGGQLLFAYLHKHDVVRWTDNKLHIDWQRAPQVTNQLCAEIEDLYRAGIDRPKLVHWFAAYDLVSQYLAPHPGSRWAKGPDALDLTQPPRKLVDDVLPDEFPLSMFYEALSKKLKNVIAGTKGIRAESAEQVAA from the coding sequence ATGACGGAAATTCTTGTGCAGGCGGCTACGGAGGAGCAGGTTCCTCCCGCGACCAGGGTGGTGGACCACCCTGCGTGGCCCGTGCTCAAGGGTGCCGTGGAGCGGATCAGGCCCTGGCAGTCCAAGGACGGGTCGATCGACCTCACGGCCGAGGGTGCCCCGGACCGTGCCACCGCCGCGGCCGCCGTACGCGAGGTCACCGGCGCTGTCGAGGAGCTGTCCCCGCTGCTGCCCCACGACCGCGCCTACCACGAGGCCCTGGTCAAGGACCTGACGCGCTGGGCCGAGGGCGGCTTCGAGGTGCCCGACTTCCTCGACTCGCTGCTGGCCTTCCAGCCCGCCAAGGGCCGCGCGGACGGCCTTCAGCACCTGGTCGTCTTCCCGATGTACACGCAGAACGGCAACCCCGACCGCAACCTCGAGGCGGTCGTCCTGCGCATGGTGTGGCCCGACTGGCTGGCCGAGCTGGAGCGCACCCGCTACGACAACCCGTTGTTCTGCGGCATCAAGTTCGAGGACTTCACGGCCGGTTACGACACCAACTCCGCCGTGCTCTTCCCCGAGACGATCGCCGTGCGCGAGGCGCCGGAACGATTCTCCTGGGGTGGCATCTTCTGCGACCGCGAGGCCGCCCGCTTCCGCGCCGTCACCGACGCCGCCGTCGACATCCTGGGCCTCGACCTGCCCGAGGACATCGCCGCGCTGGTCCACGACCAGAAGCGCTGCGAGGAGGCGTTCGTCCTGTGGGACATGGTCCACGACCGCACCCACAGCCATGGCGACCTGCCCTTCGACCCCTTCATGATCAAGCAGCGCCAGCCGTTCTGGATGTACGGCCTCGAAGAGCTGCGCTGCGACCTCACCGCCTTCAAGGAGGCCGTGAAGCTGGAGGCCGACGGCGTCCCGCAGGCCCGTGACGTGCAGTACACGGTGCTCTTCGACCGCATGTTCCGTTTCCCGGTCACCGGCGAGCGGGTGCGCAACTACGACGGCCTCGGCGGCCAGCTGCTCTTCGCCTACCTGCACAAGCACGACGTCGTCCGCTGGACCGACAACAAGCTGCACATCGACTGGCAGCGCGCCCCGCAGGTCACCAACCAGCTGTGCGCCGAGATCGAGGACCTCTACCGGGCGGGCATCGACCGTCCGAAGCTTGTCCACTGGTTCGCCGCGTACGACCTGGTCTCGCAGTACCTCGCCCCGCACCCGGGATCCCGCTGGGCCAAGGGCCCGGACGCCCTGGACCTGACGCAGCCGCCGCGCAAGCTCGTCGATGACGTGCTTCCGGACGAGTTTCCGCTCAGCATGTTCTATGAGGCACTCTCCAAGAAGCTCAAGAACGTGATCGCCGGCACCAAGGGCATCCGTGCGGAGAGCGCCGAGCAGGTCGCCGCGTGA
- a CDS encoding MarR family winged helix-turn-helix transcriptional regulator, with protein sequence MTAPNGRQAGASGGDTVSAVVRQWQAVHPGLDTGPMEIIGRVNRCAALLQQAEDAPLRRAGLSRPEFDLLGALRRTGHELTPGDLARETFSSGAAVTKRLKQLTERGLVERRGDTRDRRVAHVRLTDAGREIVDGILPEQLAYETAVLSVLDAQRQGELAGLLGELLGRLEGRPGILRA encoded by the coding sequence ATGACGGCACCGAACGGACGGCAGGCGGGCGCGAGCGGGGGCGACACCGTCTCCGCGGTCGTCCGGCAGTGGCAGGCCGTCCACCCCGGTCTCGACACCGGCCCGATGGAGATCATCGGACGCGTCAACCGCTGCGCCGCCCTCCTCCAGCAGGCCGAGGACGCCCCGCTGCGCCGGGCCGGGCTCAGCCGCCCCGAGTTCGACCTGCTCGGCGCGCTGCGCCGCACCGGCCACGAGCTGACGCCGGGCGACCTGGCCCGGGAGACCTTCTCCTCGGGCGCCGCGGTCACCAAGCGCCTCAAGCAGCTGACCGAGCGCGGCCTCGTCGAACGCCGCGGGGACACCCGCGACCGCCGCGTCGCCCACGTCCGTCTGACGGACGCGGGCCGCGAGATCGTCGACGGCATCCTGCCCGAGCAGCTCGCGTACGAGACCGCCGTGCTGTCCGTCCTCGACGCGCAGCGGCAGGGTGAACTGGCGGGGCTGCTCGGCGAGTTGCTGGGCCGGCTGGAAGGGCGGCCGGGGATCCTGCGCGCCTGA
- a CDS encoding SDR family oxidoreductase, producing MVGNGALSGAVIAVAGAGGPAGRATLLRLAEAGATVVGADNDPERLAEAVDAARYSAGGATVTGEPVDLLDLDSTRDWATRIEKDFGRVDGVVHLVGGWRGSETFIKTSLDDWDFLELLLIRTVQHTSLAFSEALQRSDRGRYVLISAAGASNPTAGNAAYAAAKAAAEAWTLAMADFFRKAGAGEELTSAATILVVKALVHDAMRAERPNAKFAGFTDVKDLAGAIAEVWDKPAGEVNGNRLWLTEKP from the coding sequence ATGGTGGGGAACGGAGCTCTCAGCGGTGCGGTGATCGCGGTGGCGGGCGCGGGTGGACCCGCCGGGCGCGCGACCCTGCTGCGCCTGGCCGAGGCCGGTGCGACCGTCGTAGGCGCGGACAACGACCCCGAGCGCCTCGCGGAGGCCGTGGACGCCGCCCGCTACAGCGCCGGGGGCGCCACGGTCACCGGGGAACCGGTCGACCTGCTGGACCTGGACTCCACGCGCGACTGGGCCACCCGTATCGAGAAGGACTTCGGCCGGGTCGACGGCGTCGTCCACCTCGTCGGCGGCTGGCGCGGCAGCGAGACCTTCATCAAGACCAGCCTCGACGACTGGGACTTCCTGGAGCTGCTGCTCATCCGCACAGTGCAGCACACCTCCCTGGCCTTCTCCGAGGCGCTCCAGCGCAGCGACCGCGGCCGCTACGTCCTGATCAGCGCGGCCGGCGCGAGCAACCCCACCGCGGGCAACGCCGCGTACGCCGCCGCCAAGGCCGCCGCCGAGGCGTGGACGCTCGCCATGGCAGACTTCTTCCGCAAGGCCGGGGCCGGCGAGGAGCTCACCTCCGCCGCCACGATCCTGGTGGTCAAGGCCCTGGTGCACGACGCGATGCGCGCCGAGCGACCCAACGCCAAGTTCGCGGGCTTCACGGACGTCAAGGATCTGGCCGGAGCCATCGCCGAGGTCTGGGACAAGCCCGCCGGAGAAGTGAACGGAAACCGTCTGTGGCTCACCGAGAAGCCGTGA
- a CDS encoding cellulosome protein has protein sequence MAAETLTVDLGTETGPFHGGASGTLYGLYGDGVPSRAAVEGMYVRTVATKAQDGVQHPGADGLEILPAFVAAGGRDVYLYMPDILRGFPYQWPGATGEERLAGFVDSIRKQVEQVLTMGELASRIVYVPFNEPEGNMFGEGEWSYDRTSWHTDPRHYFAAWRDVYRMIKDLHPGARIAGPNTCVLYPEVKGFLRFARDNDVLPDVITWHELSSPAEVRTNVAVYRAWERELGIGPLPVNLNEYAHNYHLSVPGQMIQWISAIEESKVDADMAYWNIAGNLNDSVVEANKANGQWWLFNAYGQLTGNTVAVTAPHPNVQYTLQGVATLDRDKRQARVLFGGSAGAAEIVVEHLDPEIFGTTVHVRLQEIPWTGQLGASGSPLTLREDELPVVDGRLALPLADLDEMSAYQLFLSPAGAPVSSLAGPRRTYEAEDAAYTGSGYAKNGPEGSPTDVDRFATSGGHHVGGLRTGSDLVLAFDVEVPRDGTYDLRVYANSHNQADLVREHGPTNVFLRVDGEDPRELLVPLGYKWAVWGHTDTTVHLTAGPHRITLAAQDPELGATRGDAVVDRIELAPRDTESLVTYDAVYAALGDGARVHGSAALLPRGGTVTFWVHAEDDGEAAVTLAGEGEGVLTVNGEEIDADPHTEVPLFLAAGVNKVAVTATSDRLVVDRLSVGPSRGLLPTRTYRAGDGELTGTARVGAFSYATGGKAVDGVGRGPGNALTLTVTADRPGRHALTIRYANGEQPPGTHYNPDPVCRHADITVNGDSTRRVLFPTTFHFNNFWQLAVPVTLRQGVNTVTFTADELPDFDGATKNTHGRRSAHAPVIDTVTVTPLAPRP, from the coding sequence GTGGCAGCCGAAACGCTCACCGTCGATCTCGGCACCGAGACAGGCCCCTTCCACGGCGGCGCCAGCGGCACGCTCTACGGCCTGTACGGCGACGGCGTCCCCAGCCGCGCGGCGGTCGAGGGCATGTATGTCCGCACGGTCGCGACCAAGGCCCAGGACGGCGTCCAGCACCCCGGCGCGGACGGCCTGGAGATCCTCCCCGCCTTCGTCGCGGCGGGCGGGCGGGACGTCTACCTCTACATGCCCGACATCCTGCGCGGCTTCCCCTACCAATGGCCCGGCGCGACCGGGGAGGAGCGGCTTGCGGGCTTTGTCGACAGCATCCGCAAGCAGGTCGAACAGGTCCTGACCATGGGCGAGTTGGCCTCCCGCATCGTCTACGTGCCGTTCAACGAACCCGAGGGCAACATGTTCGGCGAGGGGGAGTGGAGCTACGACCGCACCTCCTGGCACACCGACCCCCGGCACTACTTCGCCGCCTGGCGGGACGTGTACCGCATGATCAAGGACCTCCACCCGGGCGCCCGGATCGCCGGCCCCAACACCTGCGTCCTCTACCCCGAGGTCAAGGGCTTCCTGCGGTTCGCCCGGGACAACGACGTTCTCCCCGACGTCATCACCTGGCACGAGCTGTCCTCACCCGCCGAGGTGCGCACGAACGTCGCCGTGTACCGGGCCTGGGAAAGGGAGTTGGGCATCGGTCCGCTCCCCGTCAACCTCAACGAGTACGCGCACAACTACCACCTCTCCGTCCCGGGCCAGATGATCCAGTGGATCTCCGCGATCGAGGAGTCCAAGGTCGACGCCGACATGGCGTACTGGAACATCGCCGGCAACCTCAACGACTCGGTGGTGGAGGCCAACAAGGCCAACGGCCAGTGGTGGCTGTTCAACGCCTACGGCCAGTTGACGGGGAACACGGTCGCGGTCACCGCCCCCCACCCGAACGTCCAGTACACCCTCCAGGGCGTCGCCACGCTCGACCGGGACAAACGGCAGGCGCGGGTGCTGTTCGGCGGGTCCGCAGGCGCCGCCGAGATCGTCGTCGAGCACCTCGACCCGGAGATCTTCGGCACGACCGTCCACGTACGACTCCAGGAGATCCCGTGGACGGGACAACTCGGTGCGTCAGGCAGTCCGTTGACGCTACGGGAGGACGAACTCCCGGTAGTGGACGGCCGACTGGCCCTGCCCCTCGCCGACCTCGACGAGATGTCCGCCTACCAGCTGTTCCTGTCGCCCGCCGGAGCTCCCGTGTCGTCCCTGGCAGGCCCTCGACGCACGTACGAGGCAGAGGACGCCGCGTACACCGGCAGCGGTTACGCGAAGAACGGCCCCGAAGGGTCCCCGACGGACGTCGACAGGTTCGCCACCTCCGGCGGCCATCACGTCGGCGGTCTGCGCACCGGTTCCGACCTCGTCCTCGCCTTCGACGTCGAGGTCCCGCGGGACGGGACGTACGACCTCCGTGTGTACGCCAACTCCCACAACCAGGCCGACCTCGTGCGCGAACACGGCCCCACCAACGTCTTCCTGCGCGTCGACGGCGAAGACCCGCGCGAACTGCTCGTGCCCCTCGGCTACAAGTGGGCCGTATGGGGCCACACCGACACCACGGTCCACCTCACCGCGGGACCGCACCGCATCACCCTCGCCGCCCAGGACCCCGAGCTCGGCGCGACCCGGGGCGACGCGGTCGTCGACCGGATCGAACTCGCCCCGCGCGACACGGAATCCCTCGTGACCTACGACGCCGTGTACGCGGCCCTCGGCGACGGCGCACGCGTCCACGGCTCGGCGGCCCTGCTCCCGCGCGGCGGCACCGTGACGTTCTGGGTGCACGCGGAGGACGACGGGGAGGCCGCGGTGACCCTCGCGGGGGAGGGCGAGGGTGTGCTGACCGTCAACGGCGAGGAGATCGACGCCGATCCGCACACGGAGGTCCCGCTCTTCCTCGCCGCAGGCGTCAACAAGGTGGCGGTGACGGCGACTTCGGACCGGCTCGTCGTGGACCGGCTGAGCGTGGGGCCCTCGCGGGGCCTGCTGCCGACCAGGACCTACCGGGCCGGGGACGGCGAACTGACCGGCACCGCGAGGGTGGGCGCCTTCTCGTACGCCACCGGCGGCAAGGCCGTCGACGGCGTGGGCCGCGGCCCCGGCAACGCGCTCACCCTGACCGTGACGGCGGACCGCCCCGGACGCCACGCCCTGACGATCCGCTACGCCAACGGCGAGCAGCCGCCCGGCACCCACTACAACCCCGACCCGGTCTGCCGCCACGCCGACATCACCGTCAACGGCGACAGCACCCGGCGCGTGCTGTTCCCCACGACCTTCCACTTCAACAACTTCTGGCAGCTCGCCGTCCCCGTCACACTCCGACAGGGCGTCAACACCGTCACGTTCACCGCCGACGAACTCCCCGACTTCGACGGCGCCACGAAGAACACCCACGGCCGGCGCTCCGCGCACGCCCCGGTCATCGACACGGTGACGGTGACACCACTCGCCCCACGGCCCTAG
- a CDS encoding VOC family protein yields MVHVLSGRTLIHPVDPERSRVFYGEQLGLAVYREFGTGPDRGTVYFLGGGFLELSGRSDTPPSPAVQLWMQVEDVTAAHQELLAKGVEIARPPVKEPWGLIEMWIADPDGTRIVLVEVPADHPIRYRPGI; encoded by the coding sequence ATGGTGCATGTACTGAGCGGCCGGACCCTCATCCACCCCGTCGACCCCGAACGATCCCGTGTCTTCTACGGCGAACAGCTCGGCCTCGCCGTCTACCGCGAGTTCGGCACGGGACCGGACCGCGGCACCGTCTACTTCCTCGGCGGCGGCTTCCTGGAGCTCTCCGGCCGCTCCGACACCCCGCCGTCCCCGGCGGTACAGCTGTGGATGCAGGTCGAGGACGTGACCGCGGCGCACCAGGAGCTGCTGGCGAAGGGCGTCGAGATCGCACGGCCACCGGTGAAGGAGCCCTGGGGGCTGATCGAGATGTGGATCGCCGATCCGGACGGGACACGGATCGTGCTGGTGGAGGTACCGGCGGACCATCCGATCCGGTACCGGCCGGGCATCTGA
- a CDS encoding GNAT family N-acetyltransferase has translation MTAGLTFRDATDADVDALVALIESAYRGDSSRTGWTTEADILEGQRTDPEGVLQVIKSPDSRLLTVEREGEVVACCQLEHRGDHAYFGMFAVSPRLQGGGLGKVIIAEAERTARETWGVTEMHMTVISVRNDLIAWYERRGYRRTGRMTPFPYGDERFGIPQREDLKFELLVKPLA, from the coding sequence ATGACCGCTGGACTGACCTTCCGCGACGCCACCGACGCCGACGTGGACGCGCTGGTCGCGCTGATCGAGTCGGCGTACCGCGGGGACTCCAGCCGGACCGGGTGGACCACCGAGGCGGACATCCTGGAGGGGCAGCGGACCGACCCGGAGGGCGTGCTCCAGGTCATCAAGTCGCCCGACAGCCGGCTGCTCACCGTCGAGCGCGAGGGCGAGGTCGTCGCCTGCTGCCAGCTCGAACACCGCGGCGACCACGCCTACTTCGGCATGTTCGCGGTCAGCCCCCGGCTCCAGGGCGGCGGCCTCGGCAAGGTGATCATCGCGGAGGCGGAGCGGACGGCGCGTGAGACCTGGGGTGTCACGGAGATGCACATGACGGTGATCTCCGTACGGAACGACCTCATCGCCTGGTACGAGCGCCGCGGCTACCGCCGTACGGGCCGGATGACCCCGTTCCCGTACGGCGACGAGCGCTTCGGCATCCCGCAGCGCGAGGACCTGAAGTTCGAGCTGCTGGTCAAGCCGCTCGCGTAA
- a CDS encoding glycerophosphodiester phosphodiesterase, translated as MNFLTIGHRGVMGLEPENTLRSFVAAQQAGFDAIELDLHLSKDGALVVMHDTDVDRTTDGTGPIAEKTLAELRTLDAGRGERVPVFEEVLEAVQAPLQAEIKDLAAARALAEVMLRRDLVGRVEVSSFHDEAIAEVSRLVPGVRTALIGSRYGTDIVERAVEAGAATVCLNIRRITLEIVEHARKADLRIIGWVVNTQDHLRLVRALQLDGATTDYSEIKRTARFTA; from the coding sequence TTGAACTTCCTTACCATCGGTCATCGCGGAGTCATGGGTCTCGAACCCGAGAACACTCTCCGTTCCTTCGTGGCCGCCCAGCAGGCCGGCTTCGACGCCATCGAACTCGACCTGCACCTCAGCAAGGACGGGGCCCTCGTCGTCATGCACGACACGGACGTGGACCGCACGACCGACGGGACCGGTCCGATCGCCGAGAAGACCCTCGCCGAACTGCGCACCCTGGACGCGGGCCGCGGCGAACGCGTCCCCGTCTTCGAGGAGGTCCTGGAGGCGGTACAAGCACCGCTCCAGGCCGAGATCAAGGACCTCGCGGCAGCGCGGGCGCTGGCCGAGGTCATGCTCAGGCGGGACCTGGTGGGCCGGGTCGAGGTGTCCTCGTTCCATGACGAGGCGATCGCCGAGGTCTCCCGTCTGGTGCCGGGCGTGCGGACCGCGCTGATCGGCAGCCGGTACGGCACCGACATCGTGGAGCGCGCCGTGGAGGCCGGGGCGGCGACCGTCTGCCTCAACATCCGCCGGATCACCCTGGAGATCGTCGAGCACGCCCGCAAGGCGGACCTGAGGATCATCGGCTGGGTGGTGAACACACAGGACCATCTGCGTCTCGTGCGGGCGCTGCAACTGGACGGTGCGACCACCGACTACTCGGAGATCAAACGCACCGCCCGCTTCACGGCGTGA
- a CDS encoding VOC family protein, with protein MRLDKPVAGGPCWAEVGTPDLEAGRRFYGELFGWRTETDAQEGMDGYTMAYVGHLPVAGMVPLGAEGRPCSWFVTFAVTDLDDAVAKIRSAGGTVPAEPADVPGMGRFASATDTQGAGFQLWQAQGFEGAGLINAPGSLGWVELLCRAPERAVEFYTAVFGWSVNASERYTQWGLDGADFGGMVRMDDKFPPEVPPHWLPYFAVEDVDATAAAATEAGGTVLMEPTSVPDGPRIAVLRDSGGAMFGVYPAGAEG; from the coding sequence ATGAGGCTCGACAAGCCGGTGGCCGGTGGGCCCTGCTGGGCCGAGGTGGGAACACCGGATCTGGAGGCGGGCAGGCGGTTCTACGGCGAACTCTTCGGCTGGCGGACGGAGACCGACGCGCAGGAGGGGATGGACGGGTACACGATGGCGTACGTCGGCCATCTCCCGGTCGCGGGGATGGTGCCGCTCGGCGCGGAGGGGCGGCCGTGCTCGTGGTTCGTGACGTTCGCGGTGACGGACCTCGACGACGCCGTGGCGAAGATCAGGTCGGCCGGCGGGACCGTGCCGGCGGAACCGGCCGACGTTCCCGGCATGGGGCGCTTCGCGTCCGCGACCGACACCCAGGGCGCCGGCTTCCAGCTGTGGCAGGCCCAGGGGTTCGAGGGAGCCGGACTGATCAACGCCCCCGGTTCGCTGGGCTGGGTGGAGCTGCTGTGCCGGGCGCCGGAGCGGGCCGTGGAGTTCTACACCGCGGTGTTCGGCTGGAGCGTCAACGCCTCCGAGCGCTACACGCAGTGGGGTCTCGACGGCGCCGACTTCGGCGGCATGGTCAGGATGGACGACAAGTTCCCGCCCGAGGTACCGCCGCACTGGCTGCCGTACTTCGCGGTGGAGGACGTCGACGCCACCGCGGCCGCGGCGACCGAGGCGGGCGGCACCGTCCTCATGGAGCCCACGTCGGTGCCCGACGGCCCCCGGATCGCGGTGCTGCGGGATTCCGGTGGGGCGATGTTCGGGGTGTATCCGGCCGGCGCGGAGGGCTGA
- a CDS encoding aldo/keto reductase translates to MRYTLFGKTGLRVSELALGTMVMGDDPAYGSDKDTSARLLDAYADAGGNFLDTADIYAGGDSERILGELLAGRREEFVLASKYTCGTRPGDVNAAGNHRKNLVQSVEASLERLRTDRLDVLWVHARDNFTPVDEVMRALDDLVRTGKVLYVGVSDWPAWEISQANTLAELRGWTAFAGSQLRYNLLERTPERELLPQARAFGQAVFAWAPLAAGKLTGKYRRGETGRLDAWGDGPNPRQEEVITAVLEIAEQGGWSPAQVALAWLLGRPGNVVPIIAATKEHQLADNLGCGEVRLDADAVARLDEVSAVELGFPHDFVREPAVVRNIYGDRWEDIDDRRSGYRRTATDVL, encoded by the coding sequence GTGCGTTACACACTGTTCGGCAAGACCGGCCTGCGCGTGAGCGAACTCGCACTCGGCACCATGGTCATGGGCGACGACCCCGCCTACGGCTCCGACAAGGACACCAGCGCCCGGCTTCTGGACGCCTACGCCGACGCGGGCGGCAACTTCCTCGACACCGCGGACATCTACGCGGGCGGTGACTCGGAGCGGATTCTCGGCGAGCTCCTGGCAGGCCGGCGCGAGGAGTTCGTCCTGGCGAGCAAGTACACGTGCGGGACCCGCCCGGGGGACGTCAACGCGGCCGGCAACCACCGCAAGAACCTGGTGCAGTCGGTGGAGGCGAGTCTGGAGCGGCTGCGCACCGACCGGCTGGACGTGCTGTGGGTGCACGCGCGGGACAACTTCACCCCGGTCGACGAGGTGATGCGGGCGCTGGACGATCTCGTACGGACGGGCAAGGTGCTGTACGTCGGCGTCTCGGACTGGCCGGCGTGGGAGATCTCGCAGGCCAACACGCTCGCGGAGCTGCGGGGTTGGACCGCCTTCGCCGGTTCGCAGCTGCGCTACAACCTGCTGGAGCGGACGCCGGAGCGCGAACTCCTGCCGCAGGCACGGGCGTTCGGCCAGGCGGTGTTCGCGTGGGCGCCGCTGGCGGCCGGGAAGCTCACCGGCAAGTACCGGCGGGGCGAGACGGGCCGGCTCGACGCGTGGGGCGATGGGCCGAACCCGCGGCAGGAGGAGGTCATCACCGCCGTCCTGGAGATCGCCGAGCAGGGTGGCTGGAGCCCGGCACAGGTGGCCCTGGCCTGGCTCCTCGGGCGCCCCGGGAACGTCGTGCCGATCATCGCGGCCACCAAGGAGCACCAGCTCGCCGACAACCTCGGCTGTGGCGAGGTCCGCCTCGACGCCGACGCGGTCGCCCGCCTCGACGAGGTGAGCGCGGTGGAACTGGGCTTCCCGCACGACTTCGTACGGGAGCCCGCCGTCGTACGGAACATCTACGGCGACCGTTGGGAGGACATCGACGACCGCCGCTCGGGCTACCGGCGGACGGCGACGGACGTCCTCTAG